Part of the Pseudomonadota bacterium genome is shown below.
CGAGCTGCTCGGCGAGGAGTTGGTAGGTGCCGCCCTCCTGCCCGCCGGCGATCACCCAATCGCGCTGCACTGAGAACAGCCCCAGCTGCCAGGCCAGGGCCGTTGCGAACACCACCAGCACCGCCAGGGCGCCGAGCAAGGGAAGCGCTAAGGCGTAGCGCTGTTGTGGGGACGGGTCGGGCTGATCGCTCACGCTGGGGTCTGTTCGCGGTGACTGGGCGCTGCCAACCAGCGCAGTGGGCCCTCACCCTATGCCAAGCGTTTCGCCTTGTCATTACCTCCTACGGTGTCAGCCCGACACTAGGCACCCCACGCCGCGATCAGTTGCCCCCGAAACTGTAGGACGCTGACACGCCCCACAGGCGCGGTTCCGCGTAGCGCGGGCCGAAGGATGCGTTGAACAACTCCGGGTTGTCGTTGAGCGATGGCCCGTAGAGGCTGAACCAGAAGTCCTGGCCGTAGATCACGATGTTCTCGTTGGTGAGGTTGGTGGCCCACAGCTCCACCGCCCAGCCCTTGTTCGATTGGTAGCCGATGTTCGCGTTCACACGAGCGTCCACCCCAGCGCGGAACTGGGGAATGCTGTTGTCGATGAACTCCAGCGAGTACTCGTCGCGATGGAGCATGTCGGCATGGGCGTAGAAGGATCCTCGCGGCGTGTCGCGGCGGTAGTCCAGGGCGATCGTGTAGGACAGGGGAATCGTGCCCTGGGGCGGCGTGCCCTCGGGAATCTCCGCCTCCGGCGGGATGTCCTTGGAGGTGCCGTCCTGCGCGCTGAAGCCCACGGTGGCCGTTAGCTCGTCGGTCATCGCCCAGATCAGGTCGGCTTCGACGCCTTGCACGTTGGCCTCACCGGCGTTGGTGGTGGTGGCGACGCCACCCGAGCCCACGGCGTTGACGAAGAACTGCAGGTTCTCATAGGTGGCGTCGAACAGGGCGACGTTCAGCTGCACACGGTTGCCGAACAGGCGCGTCTTGGCGCCGATCTCGTAGCTGATCACGTCCTCCGGCGCGACGGCGAGGTCCACCAGGGCCGGATCGCTCTGCGCCATGTCGAAGGCACCGCTGCGGAACCCGGTGGCGGCCGATGCGTAGAACAGCAGATCCTCCGTCGGCGTGTAATCGAGGACGGCACGCCAGGTCACGGCATCCCACGAGTCCTCGGCATCGTTCACGACGCGACCGGGCGTGGGGTTCCAGAACCAGTCGAACTCGCCCATGGTCTCGCCGTTGAGTTCCTTGTTGTCCCGCGTGTAGCGCACACCGCCGGTGAACTGCACCTGGTCGGAGAAGCGATAGCCGCCATCCGCGTAGAAGGAGTAGCTGGTGGTCACCACGTTCTCGCGGATGGAGAAGGGATTCTCGTCGAACAGCTCCGGGAAGTTGGTGATGCACGCCGGAGTGACGATGAAGGCCTCGAAGTCCTCCAGGGTCTGATCCGGGCAGCCGAAGATCGCGGAGAAAGCGCCACCGGCGACGGACTCGTCCCAACGGGTGATCACGTTCAAAAAGCGCGTCTCGTCGGCCCGCAGGAGGAAGGTGCCCGCCTGCCAGTTGAAGGGTCCGCCGGTATCCGACAGCACGCGGAACTCCTGGGTCAACACCTCGTTCTCGCGCCCATCGGCAATGGCGAAGACGGGCGTCGGCACGCCGCCGAGCGAGATCGGCTCCTGGTCTGCATCGAAGCTGCGGTAGGAGGTGATCGACTGGAAGGTCAGCGAATCGAATTCCTTGGTCACGTGCAAGCTGCCTACCCACTGCTCGCTGACGTAGCGGCCGTCGCTGAACTGCTGCACCGTGCGCGGATCGTCATCGATCATGAAGTTCTGATCCGCGAGCACGTCGAGATCGACGAAGGACTCCGCCGATACCGCATCACGCGCGATGCCCGTCTCGTCCGCGCGGCTGCGCGACAGGGCGAATTCGAACTCGAGATCGTCCGCAGGGGTCCAGAGCAGCTTGGCTCGGATGGCCGAGCGGTTGACGTTGTCTACGTCGTTGCCCGTGACGGAGTTGAACGACGTGCCATCGCGTTGGCGCGACTGGAAGGCGATGGACCCCGCCAGATCATCGGCGATCGGGAAGGCAACGTAGGCACCCACCTGGTTCAACCCGAAGCTGCCGAGCTGCGCCTGTAGGCGCCCTTCCAGCGTCTCCCCCGGGTCCTGCGTCACCACGTTGATCAGGCCGCCGGTGGTGTTGCGACCGAACAGGGTGCCCTGGGGGCCCCGAAGCACTTCGATGCGCTCTACGTCGAACAGCTCGATGGCGAAGTCCGCCGGACCGCCGTAGTAGACGTCATCGATGAAGAGCCCCACCGCCTGCTCCGCGCCGGCCGAGACCAGCGATGAAGACCCGCCGCGCAGGGCCGGGTTGATACGCGTTTTAGAGAAGGTGTTGACGCTGAAATTTGGGATCTGCAACGAGAGATCTTCGAAGTCGTCGATCTGCAGGCGCTCCACCGCTTCGGCGGAGAACGCCGTGACGGCCACGGGCACCTCCTGCACCGACTCTTCGCGACGTTCCGCCGTGA
Proteins encoded:
- a CDS encoding TonB-dependent receptor, coding for MARRTLTRSVGAGASLSTAMVAAAGGVLFVAPQANAEIEEVTVTAERREESVQEVPVAVTAFSAEAVERLQIDDFEDLSLQIPNFSVNTFSKTRINPALRGGSSSLVSAGAEQAVGLFIDDVYYGGPADFAIELFDVERIEVLRGPQGTLFGRNTTGGLINVVTQDPGETLEGRLQAQLGSFGLNQVGAYVAFPIADDLAGSIAFQSRQRDGTSFNSVTGNDVDNVNRSAIRAKLLWTPADDLEFEFALSRSRADETGIARDAVSAESFVDLDVLADQNFMIDDDPRTVQQFSDGRYVSEQWVGSLHVTKEFDSLTFQSITSYRSFDADQEPISLGGVPTPVFAIADGRENEVLTQEFRVLSDTGGPFNWQAGTFLLRADETRFLNVITRWDESVAGGAFSAIFGCPDQTLEDFEAFIVTPACITNFPELFDENPFSIRENVVTTSYSFYADGGYRFSDQVQFTGGVRYTRDNKELNGETMGEFDWFWNPTPGRVVNDAEDSWDAVTWRAVLDYTPTEDLLFYASAATGFRSGAFDMAQSDPALVDLAVAPEDVISYEIGAKTRLFGNRVQLNVALFDATYENLQFFVNAVGSGGVATTTNAGEANVQGVEADLIWAMTDELTATVGFSAQDGTSKDIPPEAEIPEGTPPQGTIPLSYTIALDYRRDTPRGSFYAHADMLHRDEYSLEFIDNSIPQFRAGVDARVNANIGYQSNKGWAVELWATNLTNENIVIYGQDFWFSLYGPSLNDNPELFNASFGPRYAEPRLWGVSASYSFGGN